GATGCCGATTGATCAGTTTATTAACGAGATCAACGTTAGGCGATTTGCCAACAAACCGATTGAGGCAGAGGAACTTTTGGGTGTCATTGACGGTGAGGCTCTTGATGTGAGGTTGACATCAAGGCTGTGTAACTGGATTGCAGCTCGCGCAGAACAGGTATGGAAGGAAAGCAAAGGTCCAAGGATTAATGCGGCCGGCGGGATACACCTTCGCCAGGACCTCTTTTGGCAATGCATTAGTAATCAACTCAGCTGGGAGAGACGGCCCGACAAGCACACACCCACTTTCATTGTTGAGCGAAAATACAAGATCTACCAAACGGGCGATTACCGCTTTAAGGGTGGTAAGTCCATGAACCTGAACGTGGGCGCAAGTTTTAGTTTGAATCACTCGGAGTCTTTTTCCTTCGGAAAGTCCTATAACCTTCTTGGACCACTCAACGGAATTCCCTATGTAGGAGCCATCTTGAGTCCGGCGGCCCTGCGATTATCCAGTGATGAATCCAAGAGCAGATCGGATGGGACCTCTATCAGTGAACAGGCCTTCCTGGTCATGCAGCAGGCGACGATGGATCTGGAGCTCCTTAGATATGAAAAGTGCGCCATTGTTAGAATGCATCCTGACCGATTTAATGAAATCCCGATGTTTTACTTTGGCTCGCGAGGAGACTCTGAAGGTGATCGCAAAGTATTAAGTGAGATCACCCGTGGCCTTATGTTCTGTAAGGGTGAAGAGGAAACCAAGCCCATTGCCGTGAGGGAACGCTATTACTACTTTACTCAGCACTTCACTGAAGGTGACCAGTTAGACTCCAGTGATCTCTATAACCACCCATGGCTGTTGGGTCTGCGTGGAGTTCGCGATTTCCACACTTTTGTAGCCCTGCTTAAGGCAGTGCCTTATAATTGGAAACTGGATGCTGTGGTTGAGGAGGAAGGCTGGGCTCTGCAGCACATGATGAATACCTATCGGGAAATTCACCCGACATTTCCTGGCCTGTATTCCATCCTAAGTACCGAAGAGGATAAGCTAGAGTACCCCTTTGAGGACCGACCTCATAACTCCTTTGCCAATGGCTGGAAGAAAAAGCCGGTTGGCGAGGGAGAGGGGAGAGATTAAATATTGTTATTCCTGGACTCTCTGAAGAGAGTCTCTCTCAATCAGGGGCGAGTTGAGTTTTCGTGAACAATGCCGTGACGAAAGCATGACTCGCCCCACTTTTATTTGCCACTCCATCAACAATACGTTCTGACCACTGGGGAATTTGGTCCCTGGACTCCAATAGAAGGTCGATTACGCGAGCCATTTCATCCCGGGTGGCACAAACCTGAACCATGTGAAGATTTGTTCCAAGCTCCTTGTGTTTAAACTCCAAGGCCTCCCGGTTGTTTTGGTGGTCCGGTCCCACTAGGGTCACGGCGCCTGAACCAAGAGGCTCCATCACGCTATGGACGGAACCTTTAAAAGAGCCTCCCACAAAGGCCATGCGGCCCCAGGAGTAGAGGTCAGCTAGAATACCCACTTGATCAATGATTAAAACGTGACCCTCAGGGTAGTGGTCGGCCTCGGAGTAACGGCAGCTGGTCAGGCCTAAGTCTTTGAGCTGGCTCGTGAGGGATTTGAGGTGCTCAGTTGTGGGCTCATGAGGCGCCAGAATTAAATGCAGGCCATGATCCTTAATAAAAGGAGCCAGCGCAGGCAGCAGGACTTTTTCGTCTTCCGGCCATGTCGAGCCGCCAACCATGGTTCGTAGAGGATCAGCTGGTTTTAGCTCCTCTTTGAGATCTTTTTTGTGGCTGAGACGAAAGAGAACCTGATCATAGCGAGTGTCCCCGGCTGCAGTCACGGACGCTTGGGGCAGGAGATGCAAAATCTCCGATCGGTCGTCTTCGCTGACGCAGAAAATTTCGGAAACCAATGGAAGCAACAGACGCGCCAGGAGTCTGCTGAAAATACCCCGGGCCTTTTTGCCCGAGAAAGTGGCGCTAAACAAATAGACGGGAAGGTTTCGCTTGCCACACTGATAAAGCATTTCCGGCCACAAATCAGTACGTGAAATCAAGCAGACCTGAGGATTAAAACGCCTGAGAAACTGACGACAGGCAGCTGTCGTATCCAAGGGTAAGGGTTCATCCCAGTCCACTTCGGGAGTGTTGGCGATGTTCTTCTGATAGGTGGGGGAAAAGTAGGTAACAAGGATTGGGGTCAGTGGGGCGCGCTGTTTGATTTCACGGAGGACGGACTTGGCGTATTCGAATTCTCCGGAAGAGGCATGGAGCCAAATCGGCCTTTTCTTCCCAAGCCAATTGGGTGGTTGCCGATGATTGGCTTCCATGCGCAATTTCATTCCCCGGCGGATTTTAGATGAGAACCAAAAACCGAGTGTAAAAAACAGGCTCAATAGAAGAGGCAGCCCGACAAAGCGGTAGAAAATAAAAAAAGGCCAAAAATACCAACTTACTGACACACTTATACCTGAAGCTTTAATTGTTGATTGAGTTCACTTGCAACCGATTCGGGTTTGATGTCAATCAGGCATTTTCTGACTTCTTTGATGCGACATTCGCCCCGGCCATCCTTGGTGCAGGGGCGACAGGGGAGGTCCACCTCAAAGGTGTGGCTGTTGGGCCAGCTGGGAAAACCAAAGGCGGTGGGGCCGATCAATGCCCAAGTGGGGCGGCCCAGGTAATCCCCCAGATGAAGGAGGCCCGTGTCTCCACTTACAAGGCCCCCACATTCACTCACCAGGCGGGCGGATTCATTCCAGCTTAGGAGGCCCGCCAGATTCTGAACTCTCTCGGGGGCAACCTTCTGAATTTCATCCAGGAAATGATCCTGGGGGCCTCCCAGAATCATGAACTTCGCTTGAGGAAGGTGCGCGATCAGAGTCTGCCAGTAATCCACCGGCCAGCGCTTCATCTCCCACGCAGCACTGGGAGCCAGCAAAAGGCATTCGCTAGCAGGCCATTTGAGAAGTTGTCGAGTGTCTGGCTTGAGATCAGTAAGATTCAGGCCATGGGAGTGCTTTGTGTCCCATTTAATGCCCCATGGGCCAAGTGGCCACACAAAGGATTGAGCCCCATGGTAGGGCCAGGGAAGCAGCTTCCAGCCGAGGCGAAAAAGCAGCCATCGCTTCAGGCGGCTCTTCCCTCGCCGCAAAAAATGGGGAATGCGGCCTGGGCCCGGAAAGCGCAAAATCCAACTGAGAATATGGCTGCGGACATTGGAGTGAGCATCATATAGGTGAGTGAAATTCTGCCGGCGCAGCTCTTGAGCCAGCCGCAGCAGGGCCGACAATCCGCCTTTGCGATCCAGAGACCAGGTTTTCTGCAGCTGTGGGTGAGTGGCGACCAATTCGGCAAAATCACTGCGGGTTACCCAGTGAATGGGGGCGCCAGGGAAGCGTGCCGCCAAGTGATCAGCAGCCGTCAGGCATTGAATGATGTCTCCAAGGCTTGAAAAGCGGATGATCAAAATCTTGTGAGGACTCTTGGGCTGTAGGCTCATAGGCTGAGCCTATCTCACTTTGGCCTCCTCTCCAAGCTGCTTGAAAGCAAAAGGGAGCTTTGAAGGGCTCCCTTTTGCCAAAACAGAATCAACTACGAGGGTTACTAGCGGGCCTGATCCAGGCGCTCCAGCTGCATCATCTGCATGACGTCGGCAGCACTTAAACCATCGGCTGGGATCTGATAGAATTCGTGGACGTTCAGATCTTTGTCGTCTTCCCAAACCCGGTAGTACTGGTGGGCATCATCCAATTGGGCGTAACGGTTGCCATCGCGTCCAGAGGGGCTGATGTCTTCCAGCTTTTTGCTCAGATAGGTCACCATATCCTGGCCTTTAAAGCTAACGCCTTCAAGAGACTCAGGCTGAAGTTTGGTGGACCAGTAAGGGGCAGTCACTTTGTAGTAGTTCTTGTAGGGATCATCTGATCCGCTCACAATGTCCCCACGTTCAGCTCGCGTTCCGCTGGAGCCCATCCACCAACGACTGTGAGAAGGAAGATCTTCGCGGGCGATGGTCATGAGTTCACCCTTATAAGTGCCTTCCTTTTTTGATTTGATCAACTTGGCGAGATCTGTGGAACTCGCGTCCCAGGATTTGGCAAAGGACCGTGATTCAGGAGAGCTGAGTTTGACCCATTTTTTTACCAACTTCTCCAGGGGCATTCCTTCAGCCATCAGGGCCTGAACCACCTGCTCTGCTACAGGGCCGAGAGTAACAACCGCCTGAGTGGGCCTGCCGTTCTTCTCGCTCGCGGCCAGTATCGCCTTGATTATGTGAATGCGTTTTTTCATAACATCGCCATGGA
This is a stretch of genomic DNA from Pseudobdellovibrionaceae bacterium. It encodes these proteins:
- a CDS encoding glycosyltransferase family 9 protein is translated as MSLQPKSPHKILIIRFSSLGDIIQCLTAADHLAARFPGAPIHWVTRSDFAELVATHPQLQKTWSLDRKGGLSALLRLAQELRRQNFTHLYDAHSNVRSHILSWILRFPGPGRIPHFLRRGKSRLKRWLLFRLGWKLLPWPYHGAQSFVWPLGPWGIKWDTKHSHGLNLTDLKPDTRQLLKWPASECLLLAPSAAWEMKRWPVDYWQTLIAHLPQAKFMILGGPQDHFLDEIQKVAPERVQNLAGLLSWNESARLVSECGGLVSGDTGLLHLGDYLGRPTWALIGPTAFGFPSWPNSHTFEVDLPCRPCTKDGRGECRIKEVRKCLIDIKPESVASELNQQLKLQV